Proteins from a genomic interval of Chryseobacterium indologenes:
- a CDS encoding helix-turn-helix domain-containing protein yields the protein MNIDKMEFVAWMERIMDRLDILGNHIDDLQKKRNSIDGEELLDNQDLLQMLKISNRSLQRYRSIGKLPYYTISGKLYYKLSDVHQFIRESFNPPLPKLDANK from the coding sequence ATGAATATCGACAAAATGGAATTTGTGGCGTGGATGGAACGCATAATGGACAGGCTTGACATTCTCGGAAACCACATAGACGATTTACAAAAGAAGCGCAACAGTATAGACGGCGAGGAATTACTGGATAATCAGGATTTATTGCAAATGCTGAAAATAAGTAACCGTTCCCTGCAACGGTATCGCTCCATAGGCAAACTCCCTTATTATACCATTAGCGGAAAACTGTATTACAAGCTGTCCGATGTGCATCAGTTCATCAGGGAAAGTTTTAACCCGCCCTTGCCCAAACTGGATGCCAATAAGTGA
- a CDS encoding helix-turn-helix domain-containing protein, with protein MNIITVDEEVWKHLNERLKAISEYILKLEDTSYDSLWLNNHEVCQYLHISEKTLWRMRTNGQIAFSKMYGQYYYTIGAIKEMLNANAVQTTDEYVEQLMAKGKSYIEKGRKLKSGNH; from the coding sequence ATGAACATTATAACAGTTGACGAAGAAGTGTGGAAGCACCTCAACGAACGGTTGAAAGCCATTAGCGAATATATCCTCAAACTGGAAGATACAAGCTACGATAGCTTATGGCTCAACAACCACGAAGTCTGCCAGTATCTCCACATCAGCGAAAAAACGTTGTGGCGTATGCGCACCAACGGGCAGATAGCTTTTTCAAAAATGTACGGGCAGTATTACTATACGATTGGTGCTATCAAGGAAATGCTCAACGCTAACGCCGTGCAGACGACCGATGAATATGTGGAGCAGCTTATGGCGAAAGGCAAAAGCTATATCGAGAAAGGCAGAAAGCTGAAATCAGGTAATCATTAA
- a CDS encoding RteC domain-containing protein, which produces MEIVLNKILSEIQRQEDMLSSQMMQTADEAYQMTLFLKEMLFTIKMKVLQTGFKDERQEINFFKNIKPQILGKLIYYNKVFRIETTCPVSAGRIHQSYFENQLKILKSEYKESISNEDFYRYYRAGRTDRDHSYFRLGKINYHDGLKSSVFEIDLSFSTYYDNKVAHIIANELLYTFLLTKINPEKNPDTISINGDGNKDISWTNSQNALIELIYALYVSKSIAYGKIGIRKLALIFQILFRTPLNDIHHSFHRMKTRAGSRTVFLDQLKISLEEYMDKDL; this is translated from the coding sequence ATGGAAATCGTGTTGAACAAAATATTATCGGAAATTCAGCGTCAGGAAGATATGCTATCTTCTCAAATGATGCAAACTGCGGATGAGGCTTACCAAATGACCTTATTCTTAAAGGAAATGCTGTTTACTATAAAGATGAAAGTCTTGCAGACCGGATTTAAGGACGAACGGCAGGAAATCAATTTTTTCAAGAATATCAAACCGCAGATTTTAGGAAAACTTATTTATTACAATAAGGTATTCCGCATTGAAACTACCTGCCCCGTAAGTGCAGGGAGAATACACCAAAGTTATTTTGAAAACCAACTGAAAATTCTGAAATCCGAATACAAGGAAAGCATATCCAATGAGGATTTTTACAGGTACTATCGTGCAGGCAGAACTGACCGTGACCACAGTTATTTCAGGCTCGGAAAAATCAATTACCACGATGGTCTAAAAAGTAGTGTATTTGAAATTGACCTTAGCTTTTCTACTTATTACGATAACAAAGTTGCCCATATTATAGCCAATGAATTACTTTATACTTTCTTGCTTACCAAAATAAACCCTGAAAAAAATCCCGATACCATTTCAATAAACGGTGATGGAAACAAAGACATTTCGTGGACGAACTCGCAAAATGCACTGATAGAATTGATTTACGCCCTGTATGTTTCCAAATCTATTGCATACGGGAAAATAGGCATCAGGAAATTAGCATTGATTTTCCAAATCCTCTTCCGAACGCCCTTGAACGATATACATCATTCTTTCCACCGAATGAAAACAAGGGCAGGCTCCCGAACGGTGTTTTTAGACCAGCTCAAAATTTCCCTCGAAGAGTATATGGATAAAGACCTTTAG
- a CDS encoding aminopeptidase — translation MKNAKIASLLFVLSAGSMMFAQDDLINKLKNNHSQNANFQFTTLKDVGATSVKNQGSSGTCWSYSGNSFLESEMQRMGKKPVDLAEIFTARNSYHDKAKLYVLNNGAISWGDGGELHDVINMYKKYGAVPQDVYTGLKAGQTTNNFKEMQGKLKPVLDSLVQASSKGKLSDNWMDSVDAILDEYLGKVPANFTYEGKNYTPKTFAKEVVGINADDYVELSSYKDYPYYQKFVVPIPDNWSHDSDWNVPMKDLTAIVDNAVTKGYSVGWATDVSEPYFSYKNGVAYVPDMDLDQITADNKQTLFTEPKKDKTITEDMRQKALNNLSTTDDHGMHIVGLAKDQTGKEYYMVKNSWGVTNDFAGYLYVTRPYVEYKSTAILVHKNAIPKNILKQLKPTKNIGL, via the coding sequence ATGAAAAATGCGAAAATTGCATCATTACTTTTTGTTTTGTCTGCAGGAAGTATGATGTTTGCCCAAGATGACTTAATCAATAAGTTAAAAAACAACCACTCACAAAATGCTAATTTTCAGTTTACAACGCTCAAAGATGTTGGCGCTACTTCTGTAAAGAATCAGGGTTCATCAGGGACCTGCTGGAGTTATTCAGGAAATTCTTTCCTTGAGTCTGAAATGCAGAGAATGGGCAAAAAGCCTGTAGATCTTGCTGAAATTTTTACGGCAAGAAATTCTTACCACGATAAAGCGAAGTTATATGTTTTAAATAACGGAGCGATCAGTTGGGGTGACGGAGGAGAACTTCACGATGTAATCAACATGTACAAAAAGTACGGAGCTGTTCCCCAGGATGTTTATACCGGGCTAAAAGCCGGTCAGACGACCAACAATTTCAAAGAAATGCAGGGAAAATTAAAACCTGTGCTGGATAGTCTTGTTCAGGCTTCTTCGAAGGGAAAGCTTTCAGACAACTGGATGGATTCTGTAGATGCTATTCTTGATGAATATTTAGGAAAAGTACCTGCCAACTTTACGTATGAGGGTAAAAATTACACGCCAAAAACATTTGCAAAAGAAGTAGTTGGGATCAATGCTGATGATTATGTAGAATTGTCTTCGTATAAAGACTATCCTTATTATCAGAAATTTGTAGTTCCGATTCCTGACAACTGGAGCCACGATTCAGACTGGAATGTTCCTATGAAAGATCTTACGGCCATCGTAGACAATGCGGTAACTAAAGGATACTCTGTAGGTTGGGCAACGGACGTTTCCGAGCCATATTTCTCATACAAAAACGGAGTAGCTTATGTTCCGGACATGGATCTTGACCAAATTACGGCAGACAATAAGCAAACTTTGTTTACGGAGCCTAAAAAGGATAAAACCATTACCGAAGACATGCGTCAGAAGGCTTTGAACAATCTTTCTACAACGGATGACCACGGGATGCACATCGTTGGTTTGGCAAAAGACCAGACCGGTAAAGAATATTATATGGTAAAGAATTCATGGGGAGTAACCAATGATTTTGCAGGTTACCTGTATGTAACAAGACCTTATGTAGAATATAAATCAACTGCTATTCTGGTTCACAAAAATGCGATTCCAAAGAATATTTTAAAACAGTTGAAACCAACTAAAAACATTGGCTTATAA
- a CDS encoding NADH:flavin oxidoreductase, giving the protein MSTSSLFKPFQYKNLQLKNRIVMAPMTRAQSDNGVPTQNIADYYGRRAASEVGLILSEGTVINRPGSKNMQNIPDFYGKEALNGWKNVIDTVHQNGGKMGPQIWHVGDTRMSDDYPLVAMEKASTMTIEDIQDTIAQFASSAKAAKDLGFDCLEIHGAHGYLIDQFFWEVTNTRTDEYGGKTLKERSRFAVEVVKAIRAAVGDDFTIIIRLSQWKQQDYKTKLALTPNEMEDWLLPLKEAGVDIFHCSQRRFWEPEFEGSDLNFAGWAKKITGQPTITVGSVGLNGDFLNAFAGQGTEKTDLTELIRRLDHEEFDLVAVGRAILQDYQWVQKIKDGNTEALLDFSAESMGVLF; this is encoded by the coding sequence ATGAGCACATCTTCATTATTTAAACCGTTTCAATATAAAAATTTACAGCTTAAAAATAGAATCGTAATGGCTCCGATGACCAGAGCACAGTCTGACAATGGCGTTCCGACGCAAAATATTGCAGACTATTACGGAAGAAGGGCTGCTTCAGAAGTAGGATTAATTTTATCCGAAGGTACCGTGATCAACAGACCGGGATCAAAAAATATGCAAAATATTCCTGATTTTTACGGTAAAGAAGCTTTGAATGGCTGGAAAAACGTAATCGATACCGTTCATCAGAACGGAGGTAAAATGGGACCTCAGATTTGGCACGTAGGAGATACGAGAATGTCCGATGATTATCCTCTGGTTGCAATGGAAAAGGCTTCTACAATGACGATAGAAGATATTCAGGATACTATTGCCCAATTTGCATCTTCTGCAAAAGCAGCAAAAGACCTTGGCTTTGATTGTCTTGAAATTCATGGGGCGCACGGTTATCTTATTGATCAGTTTTTTTGGGAGGTAACCAATACAAGAACTGATGAATATGGAGGAAAAACCTTAAAAGAAAGAAGCAGGTTTGCCGTGGAAGTCGTTAAAGCAATCAGGGCAGCAGTAGGAGACGATTTTACCATTATTATACGTCTTTCACAATGGAAACAGCAGGATTATAAGACTAAACTTGCCTTGACTCCGAATGAGATGGAAGACTGGTTACTACCTTTAAAAGAAGCGGGAGTAGACATTTTCCATTGCTCACAAAGACGTTTCTGGGAACCGGAATTTGAAGGTTCAGACTTAAACTTTGCAGGTTGGGCAAAAAAAATTACGGGACAGCCAACAATTACAGTAGGTTCTGTGGGATTGAACGGAGATTTTCTTAATGCTTTTGCAGGGCAGGGAACAGAAAAGACAGATCTTACGGAGCTGATCAGAAGGCTGGATCATGAAGAATTTGATCTTGTTGCCGTAGGGCGGGCTATTTTGCAGGATTATCAGTGGGTACAGAAGATCAAAGACGGAAATACCGAGGCTCTTCTGGACTTTTCAGCAGAAAGTATGGGCGTTTTATTTTAA
- a CDS encoding helix-turn-helix transcriptional regulator, producing the protein MKKNELMQYSCPLGKAMAALGSKWKPIIVLVIKDRKLRFGELAVRINVISRKVLTDQLREMETDGLVIREEFKELPPRVEYSLTEKGLALLPILYLLEEWEAKYQVKGLHTDKDCTFLNEEMKNKKAVNV; encoded by the coding sequence ATGAAAAAGAACGAATTAATGCAATACAGCTGTCCTTTAGGGAAAGCAATGGCTGCCCTGGGAAGCAAATGGAAACCGATTATTGTCTTAGTAATTAAAGACAGGAAACTGCGCTTTGGAGAGCTTGCGGTACGCATTAATGTCATTTCCAGAAAGGTATTGACTGATCAGTTGAGAGAAATGGAAACAGACGGACTTGTGATCCGCGAAGAATTTAAAGAATTGCCGCCTCGCGTGGAATATTCTCTTACTGAAAAGGGATTGGCACTACTTCCTATTTTATATTTACTGGAAGAATGGGAAGCCAAATACCAGGTGAAAGGATTGCACACCGATAAAGATTGTACTTTTTTGAATGAGGAGATGAAAAATAAAAAGGCTGTCAATGTTTGA
- a CDS encoding carboxymuconolactone decarboxylase family protein produces the protein MNYKEIAKETIGYLYKAHTSIRKSGIDERLIALVELRVSQINGCAYCCSYHAKELSNFGIEQDIINRLPGWKYTNVFNDRQKLALGWAEAVLDNKDYAVIKEKLKDHFTEPEMVELTASITLMHALNKLRITLAEED, from the coding sequence ATGAATTACAAAGAAATTGCTAAAGAAACTATTGGTTATCTGTACAAAGCCCACACCAGCATCCGAAAATCCGGGATTGATGAAAGACTGATTGCCCTGGTAGAGCTTCGGGTCTCCCAGATCAACGGTTGTGCTTATTGTTGCAGCTATCATGCAAAAGAACTTTCTAATTTTGGCATTGAACAGGATATCATCAACAGGCTTCCGGGCTGGAAATACACCAATGTCTTCAATGACCGGCAAAAGCTTGCTTTAGGCTGGGCAGAGGCTGTTCTGGACAATAAAGATTATGCTGTCATCAAAGAAAAATTAAAAGACCATTTTACTGAACCTGAGATGGTAGAATTAACAGCAAGCATAACGCTGATGCATGCTTTGAATAAATTGCGGATTACACTCGCAGAAGAGGATTGA
- a CDS encoding transketolase, which produces MQTTYIETQQISFQDFKNQILEDYRLGRISREMSYLGRREVLTGKAKFGIFGDGKELPQLAMAKVFRNGDFRSGYYRDQTFALAVDALTVESFFAQMYADTSVEREPASAGRQMNGHFATRSLHEDGSWKDLTAQKNISSDISPTAGQMPRLLGLAQASTIYKSVTFEGSEKFSKDGNEIAFGTIGDASTAEGHFWETLNAACALQVPMIVSIWDDGYGISVPTKNQRAKADISEMLSGFQRKEGQNQGCEIIQVKAWDYPALLDAYAKAEHFARTESVPVVVHVVDVTQPQGHSTSGSHERYKNEERLAWEAEFDGLAKFKEWILNYSIEIDGKEEVIATSEELDAIDEEAKKKAKAGQKTAWDNYQKAISELIQSVLPLVENLKGQNAEVETYITQFNKLVSKAKKDVFHLARKALLATRGTNSAERNQLMQKYNEVAEIEKDNYSSHLYSESQWKAENIKEIKPVYSDSSEDVDGRVVIRNNFDKIFSKYPETLIFGEDTGNIGDVNQGLEGMQEKYGALRIADTGIREATILGQGIGMAMRGLRPIAEIQYLDYVLYCLQGMSDDLATVQYRTKGGQKAPLIIRTRGHRLEGIWHSGSPMAGILNLSKGILVLVPRNLTKAAGFYNTMLQADEPAIIVECLNGYRLKEKQPDNLGEFTVPVGKIEVTKEGTDVTLVTYGSTWRIVTEAANELEKLGISAEVIDIQSLIPFDLSHEIAESVKKTNRLVVIDEDVEGGTTGFILQHILEKQKAFRYLDSDPLTIAANDHRPAYASDGDYFSKPSSDDMVEKIYAMFNEANPQKYPAIF; this is translated from the coding sequence ATGCAAACAACCTATATTGAAACACAGCAAATATCCTTTCAAGATTTTAAAAATCAAATACTTGAAGACTACAGGTTAGGAAGGATCTCTCGTGAGATGTCTTATCTCGGAAGAAGAGAAGTACTCACAGGAAAAGCTAAATTCGGAATTTTTGGGGACGGTAAAGAACTTCCTCAACTGGCGATGGCGAAGGTTTTCAGAAATGGAGACTTCCGTTCTGGATATTACAGGGATCAGACATTTGCATTAGCCGTTGATGCATTAACTGTGGAAAGCTTTTTTGCACAGATGTATGCAGATACCAGTGTAGAAAGAGAGCCGGCTTCAGCGGGAAGACAGATGAACGGGCACTTTGCAACAAGAAGTTTACATGAAGACGGAAGCTGGAAAGATCTTACTGCACAAAAAAATATTTCTTCAGATATTTCTCCGACTGCCGGGCAAATGCCAAGATTATTAGGACTGGCTCAGGCTTCTACAATATATAAAAGTGTAACATTTGAAGGTTCTGAAAAGTTTTCAAAAGATGGTAATGAAATTGCCTTTGGAACGATTGGAGATGCTTCCACGGCAGAAGGACACTTCTGGGAAACATTAAACGCAGCATGTGCACTTCAGGTTCCTATGATCGTATCTATCTGGGATGACGGGTACGGAATTTCAGTACCTACAAAAAATCAGAGAGCAAAAGCTGATATCAGTGAGATGTTGAGCGGCTTCCAAAGAAAAGAAGGACAAAATCAGGGATGTGAAATTATCCAGGTGAAAGCTTGGGATTATCCTGCTTTATTGGATGCTTATGCTAAGGCTGAACATTTTGCAAGAACCGAGAGCGTTCCGGTAGTTGTTCACGTTGTGGATGTTACTCAGCCTCAGGGACACTCTACTTCAGGGTCTCATGAAAGATATAAAAACGAAGAACGCCTTGCTTGGGAAGCTGAGTTTGACGGACTGGCAAAGTTTAAAGAATGGATTTTAAACTATTCGATCGAAATTGACGGAAAAGAAGAAGTCATTGCAACTTCCGAAGAGCTGGATGCAATTGATGAAGAAGCAAAAAAGAAAGCAAAAGCAGGACAAAAGACAGCTTGGGATAATTACCAGAAAGCAATCAGCGAATTAATTCAGTCTGTGTTGCCTTTAGTAGAAAATCTTAAAGGCCAGAATGCAGAGGTAGAAACGTATATTACCCAATTCAATAAATTGGTTTCTAAAGCCAAAAAAGATGTCTTCCATTTAGCAAGAAAAGCTTTATTGGCAACAAGAGGAACAAATTCTGCCGAAAGAAACCAATTGATGCAGAAATACAATGAAGTAGCTGAAATTGAAAAAGACAACTATTCTTCTCACCTGTATTCAGAATCCCAGTGGAAGGCTGAAAATATCAAAGAAATCAAACCTGTATATTCAGACAGTTCTGAAGATGTAGATGGTAGAGTAGTGATCAGAAATAATTTTGATAAAATTTTCTCAAAATATCCTGAAACGCTGATCTTTGGTGAAGATACCGGAAATATCGGTGATGTTAACCAGGGACTGGAAGGAATGCAGGAAAAATATGGTGCGTTGCGTATTGCTGATACAGGAATCCGTGAGGCTACTATCCTTGGACAGGGAATTGGTATGGCAATGAGAGGGCTGAGACCAATTGCTGAAATCCAGTACTTAGACTACGTTCTGTACTGTTTACAGGGAATGAGTGATGATCTTGCAACTGTTCAATACAGAACAAAAGGAGGTCAGAAAGCACCTCTGATCATCAGAACAAGAGGTCACAGATTAGAAGGAATCTGGCATTCAGGTTCTCCGATGGCGGGAATTCTGAACCTGTCAAAAGGTATTTTAGTATTGGTTCCAAGGAACCTTACAAAAGCAGCAGGTTTCTACAATACAATGCTTCAGGCAGATGAGCCGGCAATCATTGTAGAATGTCTGAACGGATACAGATTGAAAGAAAAGCAACCTGATAACTTAGGGGAATTTACTGTTCCGGTAGGTAAAATTGAAGTAACCAAAGAAGGTACAGACGTAACGCTGGTTACTTACGGATCTACATGGAGAATAGTAACCGAAGCTGCTAATGAATTGGAAAAATTAGGGATTTCTGCAGAAGTGATTGATATTCAGTCGCTAATTCCTTTCGATTTATCCCACGAAATTGCTGAAAGTGTTAAGAAAACAAACAGATTGGTAGTAATTGACGAAGATGTGGAAGGAGGAACAACAGGATTTATCTTACAGCATATCTTAGAAAAGCAAAAAGCGTTCAGATACTTAGATTCAGATCCATTGACGATTGCAGCGAACGATCACAGACCTGCCTATGCAAGTGATGGTGACTATTTCAGTAAACCGTCTTCAGATGATATGGTAGAAAAAATCTATGCAATGTTCAATGAAGCAAACCCTCAGAAATATCCTGCGATATTCTAA
- a CDS encoding polyprenyl synthetase family protein, with the protein MANIVEDIKQPINEEMKLFEQKFYESMQSKVPLLDKVTRFIVTTKGKQMRPMFVFLCAKLVGEVTEKTYRGASMIELIHTATLVHDDVVDESFKRRNFFSINALWKNKIAVLVGDYLLSKSVLLSTDHKDYDLLGVISRTIREMSEGELLQLEKARKLDITEDVYYEIIRQKTATLIAACCEIGVLSNSTDEVMAKKMQDFGTYTGMAFQIKDDLFDYLSSNVIGKPVGIDIKEQKMTLPLIYTLKNAGEKDRKYYFDTIRRYNTNPKRVKELIEFVKASGGLEYAITVMKDFQQKAKDILNEFPDSEARKSLYNMLDYVIERKF; encoded by the coding sequence GTGGCAAACATTGTAGAAGATATCAAGCAACCGATCAATGAGGAAATGAAACTTTTCGAGCAGAAGTTTTATGAATCAATGCAGAGTAAAGTCCCTTTATTAGATAAAGTAACCCGTTTTATTGTTACCACCAAAGGGAAACAAATGCGTCCTATGTTTGTATTTCTTTGTGCCAAACTGGTAGGAGAGGTGACCGAAAAAACATATCGTGGAGCTTCCATGATTGAATTGATTCACACGGCAACCCTTGTGCATGATGATGTTGTGGATGAGAGTTTTAAACGTCGTAATTTTTTCTCCATTAATGCTTTGTGGAAAAATAAGATTGCCGTTTTAGTAGGCGATTATCTTTTATCGAAATCAGTATTATTATCTACAGACCATAAAGATTACGACTTGCTTGGCGTTATTTCAAGAACCATCCGTGAAATGTCGGAAGGTGAGCTCCTGCAGCTTGAAAAGGCCAGAAAACTGGATATTACGGAAGATGTGTATTACGAAATTATCCGTCAGAAAACAGCTACTTTAATTGCGGCATGTTGTGAAATAGGAGTACTGTCAAACAGTACAGATGAAGTGATGGCCAAGAAAATGCAGGATTTCGGAACCTATACCGGAATGGCATTCCAGATTAAAGACGATCTTTTTGATTATCTAAGCTCAAACGTTATCGGTAAACCGGTAGGTATCGATATTAAAGAGCAGAAAATGACATTGCCTTTAATTTATACTTTGAAAAATGCCGGTGAGAAAGACAGAAAGTATTATTTTGATACCATAAGGCGTTATAATACCAATCCGAAACGTGTAAAAGAGCTTATAGAGTTTGTTAAAGCCTCAGGCGGATTGGAGTACGCCATTACAGTCATGAAGGATTTCCAACAAAAAGCTAAGGATATTTTGAATGAATTTCCAGATTCCGAAGCAAGAAAATCCTTATACAACATGTTGGATTACGTTATTGAAAGAAAATTTTAA
- a CDS encoding sterol desaturase family protein, translating into MMDFLMSEDGLETVYAWAVPLHATVILAEMIYSHVSEAKLYSGKDLATNIYLALMNFGLDLIMKAFAMGVMFFFYHHKIFSWDLSIWYLLACFIITDFAYYVLHYVDHRSRAFWAVHITHHSSEFFNLTTGFRSPVLQPLYRYLYFSPLAFLGFNPWHIMVAYAIGQVYGTWVHTQTVKKMGFLEYILVTPSHHRVHHACNVKYLDKNMGMCLIIWDKIFGTFEKEDPNVPVKYGIYPKMPDNRPDTVLFYEWRKIWKDLKQPGLKFTDRINYIFNSPGWRHDGTGKTVRQYQREYFARQAKKKEQQENQKDKKIA; encoded by the coding sequence ATGATGGATTTTCTTATGAGCGAGGACGGGTTAGAAACTGTGTATGCATGGGCTGTGCCTCTACATGCTACGGTTATTTTAGCTGAAATGATTTATAGCCATGTTTCCGAAGCTAAATTATACAGCGGTAAAGACCTTGCCACGAATATTTATCTGGCTTTGATGAATTTTGGCCTTGACCTTATCATGAAGGCCTTTGCAATGGGGGTAATGTTTTTCTTTTATCACCACAAGATCTTCTCCTGGGATTTAAGTATCTGGTATCTCTTAGCTTGTTTTATTATCACAGACTTTGCTTACTACGTATTGCATTATGTAGATCATCGTTCCAGGGCTTTCTGGGCAGTACACATTACGCATCACAGTTCAGAATTTTTTAACCTTACAACAGGTTTCAGAAGTCCTGTATTGCAACCGCTTTACAGATATTTATACTTTTCGCCGTTAGCTTTTTTAGGGTTTAATCCGTGGCATATCATGGTTGCGTACGCTATCGGACAGGTATATGGTACATGGGTACATACACAGACTGTGAAAAAAATGGGTTTTTTAGAGTATATTCTGGTAACTCCTTCCCACCACCGTGTACACCATGCATGTAATGTAAAATACCTGGATAAGAACATGGGAATGTGTCTGATTATATGGGATAAAATATTCGGAACTTTTGAAAAAGAAGATCCTAATGTCCCTGTTAAATATGGTATTTACCCTAAAATGCCGGATAACAGACCGGATACGGTGCTTTTTTATGAATGGAGGAAAATATGGAAAGACCTTAAGCAACCTGGCTTAAAATTTACAGACAGGATCAATTACATTTTCAATTCACCGGGCTGGAGACACGACGGAACAGGAAAAACTGTAAGACAATATCAAAGGGAATATTTTGCAAGGCAGGCCAAAAAGAAAGAACAGCAGGAGAACCAAAAAGATAAGAAAATTGCTTAA
- the rlmN gene encoding 23S rRNA (adenine(2503)-C(2))-methyltransferase RlmN, producing MKDIRILSLDQLKDYFVSLGEKPFRAKQVYDWLWSKNLHSIDEMTNLSKSLREKISEEYTINPVSVDLLQKSTDGTIKNGVKLHDGLLVESVLIPTETRTTACVSSQVGCSLNCEFCATARLKRMRNLEVAEIVDQVALIDSQSKMYFDRPLSNIVFMGMGEPMMNYKNVVEAIRKITQPEGLGMSPRRITVSTSGIPKMMKMLADEELRVKLALSLHSAIESKRNEIMPFSDKFPLTEIMEALQYWYQKTGSVITFEYCVWKGINDGDEDIKALIRYCKQVPSKVNLIQYNPIGDGKYDQCNKQAEENYIRQLENAGITVMVRRSRGGDIDAACGQLANKTTD from the coding sequence ATGAAAGATATCCGTATATTATCACTGGACCAGCTTAAAGACTACTTTGTATCTTTAGGAGAAAAGCCGTTTCGTGCGAAACAGGTCTATGACTGGCTATGGAGTAAAAACCTCCATTCGATTGATGAGATGACGAATCTTTCGAAATCTCTTCGTGAAAAGATTTCAGAAGAGTATACCATTAATCCTGTTTCCGTAGACCTGCTTCAAAAAAGCACCGACGGGACCATCAAAAACGGAGTGAAACTTCATGACGGATTATTGGTAGAATCTGTTCTTATCCCTACAGAAACAAGGACTACAGCTTGTGTTTCCTCACAGGTAGGCTGTTCTTTAAATTGCGAATTCTGCGCCACAGCAAGACTGAAAAGGATGAGAAACCTTGAAGTTGCTGAGATTGTAGATCAGGTCGCATTGATTGACAGCCAGAGTAAAATGTATTTCGACAGGCCGCTTTCCAATATCGTATTTATGGGAATGGGAGAGCCGATGATGAATTACAAAAACGTGGTGGAAGCCATCAGAAAGATTACCCAGCCCGAAGGATTGGGAATGTCTCCAAGAAGAATTACCGTTTCAACATCCGGGATACCCAAAATGATGAAAATGCTTGCTGATGAAGAATTGCGAGTAAAACTGGCTTTGTCACTTCACTCCGCAATCGAATCAAAGCGTAATGAAATCATGCCGTTTTCCGATAAGTTTCCGTTAACCGAAATTATGGAAGCTCTTCAATACTGGTATCAAAAAACCGGTTCGGTGATCACTTTCGAATACTGTGTATGGAAAGGGATCAATGACGGGGATGAAGATATCAAAGCTTTGATCAGATACTGTAAACAGGTGCCTTCTAAAGTGAACCTTATTCAATACAATCCTATTGGCGACGGAAAATATGACCAGTGTAACAAACAAGCGGAAGAAAACTATATCCGACAGCTTGAAAATGCAGGCATCACGGTAATGGTCAGAAGAAGTCGTGGTGGCGATATTGACGCTGCCTGTGGGCAATTGGCCAACAAGACAACTGATTAA